Proteins encoded within one genomic window of Platichthys flesus chromosome 17, fPlaFle2.1, whole genome shotgun sequence:
- the nup153 gene encoding nuclear pore complex protein Nup153 isoform X2, translating into MAATGGGKIRSRRYHIASKPYAKSKQQSGIISRVTDTVKSIVPSWLQKYFKNEDATEEEGAVLGKDQNCQSLPPPAPNGSEEGPPRLDGRDSPEPSTSYIEPSSSRASLNFQEYVLSRPPLSRSHLHFAPLEASSPTLGASSNLFSQPSTSSAPGPFSTGFSLVKEIKDNLSQHEDDNISTTSGFSSRASDKDVPTSKTASLPQLWSPEIDRTNSGPQPSQSSLKKPAFNLSVFGTSSNSTLNSTALNSSQLGYSPFYPGKTMYGGAAAVRSLHTRPGTPYQAPVRRQIKAKPAGAQPCGVTSATARRILQSLERMSSPLADAKRIPAAASSPLSPSMDGTNLDASHFQSKRKRMDSNLPPVQKLMVPAAASVSGNRSVSFRPTLTPGGVGRNVDRTPRETPTRQSPQLPRATLGLSQSSTIGSSGPAYPLSSTPAASSGGSGGGKMKRERTTTRASTKHPEEDEMVEMPDLPAISLPISASTLPTFSFSPLPAPTTSTASNFTAVTPAKETFANKEPPIASTPPFVPFTFSSPIVKATASSPPSFSPSTGFTFSAPVAKLGSSITNGKLATPIASAVKPAANKSTEDFEGPFKPAKVLKQGSVLDLLNSPGFASPVAQPSSGSDTSPQQTSTQSTAPSSSSTTTTPLSSSTGFGEINPLNWTCEVCLVPNKPSDAKCVCCSTPQPESSSKSMDSKPSSTTSVGMDSSMNATSTTTTTTGFGTMFSKPVGTWDCDTCLVLNKPDAVKCVACETAKPGTGLKPSLTLPSAFSAVKTVSNPTAPVASGFIGFGDKFKKPEGAWECGTCLVENKAEDTKCVACTTTKPGASAGASVDSSSASTAPVLGFGDKFKKPEGAWECEVCLVENKAADVQCVACQTVKPGASVEFKAFGSTASGSSTFVSGGIKFGTSDSTSGSGSGGFKFGTSDSTKGSGSGAFKFGGVFSEPSSGGIKFGFSSSESTSNDATASGFKFGSSGEGFKFGAVSSDDKKSEEPSTGSGFKFGASEGIVFGTGSSSSESNTTKGGFSFGLSKPEEKTSDTTTTSSFTAPVSSQGNSNSAASSNDTTSATTTTTTTAGSVFGRLGERSLANTTPQGGSTFGSLPTDKEPAAPTFTFGKPEEKKEAAFLFDAASKEADAAPATSGGFSFGKPSAPTEQPPPAFAFGKPAENSETSAAEAPKPSFAFGQSATGSSFVNDSGASPKPAFSFMASNPTNSTSSTTSSSSTPTPSLFGNSNGSTQAAAPSSFMFGQPAATSSDGPPAKAFLFGQSQDSQAPAPSAAPLNSVPAPTPSQSFIFGAPNAAPPAAAPSFGFGAAAPPAASSSGPSAAPPPYVFSSAPAGGFGANQTPSFGSSFGTSFSSTPSQAPAFGAKTEAAPVFGQQVNSTPVFGAATNSAPGGGFQFGGASAFGATNNTSGVFTFGVGSAASPAPSASPSIAPQAAPPGGGFNFNSQPQAFNIGAAKTFTASPGGQPAIAGRKIKMAVRRRK; encoded by the exons ATGGCGGCCACGGGTGGAGGGAAAATTAGAAGCAGGAGATACCACATCGCCTCCAAACCTTACGCCAAGAGCAAACAG CAGTCAGGCATCATCAGTCGGGTGACAGATACAGTCAAGAGCATCGTTCCTTCCTGGCTGCAGAAATACTTCAAGAATGAAGATGCGACTGAAGAAGAGGGTGCTGTACTAGGGAAAGACCAGAACTGCCAGtcgctgcctcctcctgctcccaaTGGCAGCGAAGAGGGGCCTCCTCGTCTTGATGGACGTGACTCTCCAGAACCTAGCACTAGTTACATAG AGCCCTCAAGCAGTCGGGCATCCTTGAATTTTCAGGAGTATGTCCTTTCTCGGCCCCCTCTGAGTCGCTCCCACCTTCATTTTGCCCCACTGGAGGCCTCCTCTCCAACTCTGGGGGCTTCCAGCAACCTCTTCTCCcagccctccacctcctcagcaCCTGGACCCTTTTCAACAGGCTTCTCCTTAGTGAAAGAAATCAAGGACAACCTCTCACAGCACGAAGATGATAACATCTCCACCACAAGTGGGTTCTCCTCCCGCGCCTCTGACAAAG ATGTCCCCACTTCAAAAACGGCATCACTTCCCCAGCTTTGGTCCCCAGAGATAGACAGAACAAACTCTGGGCCTCAGCCTTCCCAGTCCAGTCTGAAAAAGCCTGCATTCAACCTGTCTGTTTTTGGAACGTCTTCCAAT TCGACATTAAACAGCACAGCACTGAACTCCAGCCAACTTGGATATTCACCCTTCTACCCTGGGAAGACCATGTATGGAGGGGCAGCGGCAGTCAGGAGCCTTCACACGCGTCCTGGAACACCATACCAG GCCCCAGTGAGGAGACAGATCAAGGCCAAGCCTGCTGGAGCTCAGCCCTGTGGGGTGACGAGTGCCACAGCCAGACGCATCCTGCAGTCATTGGAGCGCATGTCCAGCCCTCTTGCT GATGCCAAGCGAatcccagcagcagcctcatcCCCCCTGTCACCA tctATGGATGGCACAAACCTAGATGCTTCACATTTCCAGTCCAAAAGGAAACGG ATGGATTCTAACCTCCCACCAGTTCAGAAGTTGATggttcctgctgcagcctcagtgTCAGGAAACCgctctgtgtccttcaggccAACTTTAACTCCTGGAGGAGTAGGACGAAATGTGGACAGGACCCCAAGAGAAACG CCCACAAGACAATCGCCTCAACTACCTAGGGCAACCCTAGGTCTATCTCAAAG CAGTACAATTGGCTCCAGTGGCCCCGCCTATCCTCTGTCCAGCACGCCTGCAGCCAGCAGCGGTGGCTCTGGAGGAGgcaagatgaagagagagaggaccacTACGCGAGCCTCCACAAAACAcccagaggaggatgag ATGGTTGAGATGCCAGACCTTCCGGCAATTTCACTTCCCATCAGCGCCTCCACCTTACCCACCTTCAGcttctcccctcttcctgctcctaCCACCTCCACTGCATCCAACTTCACTGCTGTTACTCCTGCTAAGGAAACATTTGCAAACAAG GAGCCTCCAATAGCCTCCACACCGCCCTTTGTACCTTTCACATTTTCCTCCCCAATTGTGAAAGCAACTGCTTCTAGCCCACCTAGCTTTTCCCCTTCT ACTGGATTTACCTTTAGTGCACCTGTAGCAAAGTTAGGTTCCTCCATAACTAACGGGAAGCTGGCCACGCCCATAGCATCAGCGG TTAAGCCAGCAGCAAACAAAAGCACAGAAGATTTTGAAGGACCCTTTAAACCTGCCAAGGTCCTGAAGCAGGGCAGCGTGCTGGATCTTCTCAACTCTCCTG GTTTTGCCTCTCCTGTTGCTCAGCCTTCCTCAGGCTCAGACACTTCTCCCCAGCAGACCTCCACACAATCCACtgccccttcttcctcctccacaaccaccacccccctctcttcatcaaCAGGGTTTGGGGAAATCAACCCGCTTAACTGGACCTGTGAAGTCTGCTTGGTGCCGAACAAGCCATCAGATGCAAAGTGTGTTTGCTGTAGTACCCCACAGCCGGAATCCTCATCCAAATCTATGGACAGTAAGCCATCATCCACGACCTCAGTTGGGATGGATAGCAGCATGAATGCCACCTCCACCACTACGACCACCACAGGTTTTGGCACAATGTTTTCCAAACCTGTTGGAACCTGGGACTGTGACACGTGTCTTGTTCTTAACAAACCTGATGCAGTCAAGTGTGTGGCCTGCGAAACAGCAAAACCTGGAACAGGACTTAAACCCTCCCTGACTCTTCCCTCTGCCTTCTCAGCTGTTAAGACTGTATCCAACCCCACAGCCCCTGTTGCCTCAGGGTTCATTGGATTTGGAGACAAGTTTAAAAAACCAGAGGGTGCATGGGAATGTGGTACGTGTTTGGTAGAGAACAAGGCCGAGGACACAAAGTGTGTGGCTTGCACAACTACCAAACCAG GAGCATCAGCAGGAGCTTCAGTCGATTCATCTTCAGCCAGCACTGCTCCAGTGTTAGGTTTTGGAGATAAATTCAAGAAACCAGAGGGTGCCTGGGAGTGTGAAGTCTGTCTAGTAGAAAATAAGGCTGCTGATGTGCAGTGTGTTGCTTGTCAAACAGTCAAACCTGGAGCTAGTGTGGAGTTCAAAG CTTTTGGTTCAACCGCTTCTGGCTCCTCCACATTTGTTTCTGGAGGTATCAAGTTCGGAACATCTGACAGTACCTCAGGCTCTGGATCGGGAGGTTTTAAGTTTGGCACATCTGACAGTACCAAAGGGTCTGGATCCGGAGCTTTCAAGTTTGGAGGCGTATTTTCAGAACCATCATCAGGTGGAATCAAATTTGGATTTTCCTCATCAGAATCCACTTCTAACGATGCTACTGCCTCAGGGTTCAAATTCGGAAGCTCAGGTGAGGGCTTTAAATTTGGAGCTGTCTCTAGTGATGACAAAAAGTCAGAAGAGCCTAGCACAGGTTCTGGGTTTAAGTTCGGAGCCAGTGAGGGGATCGTTTTTGGAACTGGGTCATCAAGTTCAGAAAGCAACACTACTAAGGGTGGCTTCTCTTTTGGACTGTCGAAACCTGAAGAGAAGACATCGGACACCACCACAACATCCTCTTTCACAGCACCTGTTTCTTCTCAAGGAAACAGCAACAGTGCTGCATCATCAAATGACACAACatcagccaccaccaccacaaccaccaccgcTGGATCTGTTTTTGGGAGACTGGGAGAGCGAAGTTTGGCGAACACCACACCACAAGGTGGTTCGACGTTTGGCTCCTTACCGACGGACAAAGAGCCGGCTGCTCCCACGTTTACCTTCGGGAAGCCGGAGGAAAAGAAGGAAGCCGCCTTCCTCTTTGATGCTGCTAGTAAGGAGGCAGATGCTGCACCGGCCACTTCAGGGGGTTTTTCCTTCGGCAAGCCCAGTGCTCCAACAGAACAACCTCCACCCGCGTTCGCCTTTGGAAAGCCAGCCGAGAACAGTGAAACATCTGCTGCAGAGGCCCCAAAGCCCTCCTTCGCCTTTGGACAAAGTGCTACAGGTAGCTCATTTGTGAATG ATTCGGGTGCTTCCCCAAAGCCAGCATTTTCCTTTATGGCTAGTAATCCAACCAACAGCACTAGCTCCACCACCTCGTCATCCTCGACCCCGACCCCCAGTCTGTTTGGCAACAGTAACGGCTCCACGCAGGCTGCAGCGCCAAGCAGTTTCATGTTCGGTCAGCCCGCTGCAACCTCAAGTGACGGGCCTCCAGCTAAAGCCTTTCTTTTTGGACAGAGCCAGGATAGCCAGGCGCCTGCTccatcagcagctcctctgaacTCTGTCCCAGCCCCAACTCCGTCTCAGTCCTTCATCTTTGGTGCTCCCAACGcagctccccctgctgctgctccgtccTTCGGCTTTGGAGCAGCGGCTCCCCCTGCTGCCTCATCTTCAG GTCCGTCTGCAGCTCCCCCCCCTTATGTATTCAGCTCAGCTCCAGCTGGAGGCTTTGGGGCCAATCAGACTCCGTCATTTGGCTCATCTTTCGGGACCTCTTTCTCGTCCACCCCCTCACAGGCCCCCGCCTTTGGGGCCAAAACAGAAGCAGCCCCTGTCTTTGGACAGCAGGTTAACTCCACACCTGTATTTGGGGCAGCTACAAATTCTGCACCAG gtgGAGGCTTTCAGTTTGGAGGAGCCAGTGCATTCGGAGCCACAAACAACACCTCGGGTGTGTTTACTTTTGGAGTAGGTTCCGCTGCTTCTCCCGCTCCCTCTGCCAGCCCCTCCATCGCACCCCAGGCAGCACCACCTGGAGGTGGATTCAACTTCAACTCCCAACCCCAAGCATTCAACATTGG GGCAGCTAAAACCTTCACCGCTTCTCCCGGTGGACAGCCAGCGATTGCAGGGCGCAAGATCAAGATGGCGGTGCGGCGCAGAAAGTAA